GCGGCTCGACGGCCTGGACGCCCACGACTGGGAGGTCATCGGGGTGGCCACCCTCAGCAACGACTACGGCTGGGTGGAAGAGACCCTGCGCATGGCGGCCGACTACATCGCCAAGGAAGGCCCCTACCGCGTGACGAGCGAGGACATCGAGATCACCCCACTCGGCCCGGACGACGAGTAGCCTCCGGCAAGCTGCGTCCATCCTCAACGGCGAACGCGCCGGATCAGGTTCCTCCCGATCCGGCGCGCCTCTGTGCAGGGGTTACTTCAGTTCGCCGAAACCGGCCGGGCGGGTCAGCAGGCGCCAGTTCAGTTCATTGGGCCCACTGAATTCCGGAACGCTGTTGCCCAGGCAGTCGTACTTGGCGTTCACCTTGCGCATGATCGGCCACACGACTGCCGCCGCCCGCCCCGCCACGTCCCGGCGCGGAATGGCGCCCACGATGCGGGAGTCCTCGCTGCCGGTCGCGGTGCGGTTGTCTCCCATCACGAAGTACTGCCCCTGCGGCACCGTGAACTCCTGACGGTCCGGCACGACATTCACCGCCGATCCGGCGATGCTGGCGGACGTGATGTTGTTCGCCACGGCACTCTGCGTGTCCCAGCAGCCCTGCTCCTGCCAGTACGCCGTCGTCCAGCTGGAATCCAGCGGTTGACCGTTCACGGTGACCTCGCCCGCCCGGATGCTGATGGTGTCACCCGGCAGCGCGATCAGACGCTTGATCAGGAACGGCCGGTACGTCCACAGCCCGAACGCACTCTTGTTCAGGTTCTCGATCTTCGCGCTGGCCTCGCGGGGCGGCTTGAAGATCAGGATGTCCCCGCGCTTGAAGTCACCCACGCCCGCCTTGTGCAGCCACGTCTCGTACTTCGGTACGAACACCCGCTCGCCGTTGCGCAGGTTCGGCATCATGCTCACGCCGTCCACGCCCACCAGGGTCGCCACGAACTGCGTGATCACCACCGCAAACACGATGGGCTCCAGGATTTCCTTCCACAGTTTCTGCAGCGCGTTGGGCGGGGGGGTGGTCGGGGCGCGGGTCGGCTCAGGGGTGGTCATGCACCGCGCAGAATACCGGATGCCGCGCCCTCCGGTCAGTCCGGCAGGGTCAGCAGCCGCGGCAACTGGGCCAGCGCGGCGTCCGCCCCCGCCTGCACCGCCACGTCCGCCCGGCGGAAATTCAGCAGATCCACGTCGCGCAGCGTGGGGCGCAGCAGCACGTCCGGACGGTACAGCCCGACCCGGGCGTCGGTCAGCTGCGCCTGCATGATCTCCACCGCGCGGCGCAGGGTCTGCACGGTGCCCAGCTGCGCCGCGCCCAGAGTGGCCCCCGGGTGGCCCGCGCCGGGCCCGGTTCCGCCCTGCTCGCGCGACAGGCGCCGCCACAGGTGACCACGCCGCTCGGGGAGGGTCAGCGGGTCAGGCGCGGTGACGTCCACCGCCAGGACCCGCCGCGCACCCAGGAACAGCGCGGCGTCCACCGGCACCTGATTCAGGATCCCGCCGTCCGAGAGCAGCATCCCGTCCAGAGCCAGCGGCTCTACCGCGCCCGGGTACGCGGTCGTGGCGCGCAGCGCGTCATGGAGGTTCCCGCGCGACAGGTACACGGCCCGGCCCGAGAGCAGATCCGTGGCCGTCACCGCCAGCGGCAGCCGCAATTCCTCGAACGTGGCGGGCAGGTGATCGGCCAGCCACGCACTGACCACGGCGGGGCGCACCAGGCCCGGGCCGGGCCGCAGGTCCAGCAGGCGCCGCCAGGAGACGCTGCCCGCCAGGCGTTCCATCTCGGCGGCGCCGTACCCGGCGGCGATGAACGCCCCGACCAGTCCGCCCATGCTCGTCCCGGCCAGCACGCCAGGCGTCAGGCCGTGCTCCTCGAGCACCCGCCACACGCCGATGTGCGCCAGTCCGCGCGCACCGCCCCCTCCCAGTACCAGTCCGTACCCCATGTCAGCGGACATTCTATGATTGTTTTGCACCGGGTTCAGTTGCGGGGGGAGGCGCCCGGCCCCGCACCTACCCGCCACCGCGACTCCTGGGGTAGGTTGTGGGAGATGCCTCTCGCGGGACAGGTGGTGGGAAACGGCGTCCGACTGGTCCGCCCGGTCGGACGCGGTTCACACAGCCTGGTGTACTTCGCCGTGGCCCACAACGGCCAGCCCTGCGCCGTGAAGATCTTCCCCGCGCACCTGAGCGGCTACGCCGACCGCGAGTACGACCACGGGCACGACCTGCACCACCCGCGCCTCGTGCGCGTCATGGACCGCACGGTCGTGGACGGCCAGCCCGCGCTGGTCAGCACCCTGGCGCGCGGCGAGGTGCTGTTCCGACGCTACACGCAGCGGCCTGCCGTGCAGATCGAACGGCGCGCCTTCCTGCTGACCCTCGCGCACCTCCTCGACGCGCTCGGCTACCTGCACGAGCGCGGCGTTGTGCACCGGGACATCAAACCGGAGAACATCATCGTTGAGGAGGACGGCAGCGCCAAACTCGTGGACTTCGACCTGTCCGGACCCACCCTGGAAACCTTCGAATCCCCGCTGCGCATGGGCACCGCCGCCTTCCAGAGCCCCGAGGCGGCGCGCGGCGAACCCCTCGGTCCCGAGAGCGACCTGTACGGCGTGGGCGTGCTGCTCGGCTGGGGCATCCACGGCTCGCTGCCCGACCCGGACGACCCGCACCCGCACACCCTGGACCCCCTGCAACCCCTGTACCTGAGCCTGACCCGCCCGGCCCGCGCCGAGCGACCCCGCGACGCCGCGCAGGTCCGCGCGGAACTGCTGCGACTGGCCGGACTGCCGTACTGACCGCAGAGTTCAGAGGAAGTGAGGGTATCCCCCTATTCCTCTGAATCGAGCGAAGCGAGCACCTGAGAATGGCGGCGGTTGGACGTGGAGCCCTGGGGCGTGGTGGTGGCCCCAGGGTGAAACTGGAAACCGCTGTGACCGCCCCCCCCCGCTCGGGTCCGGGATCGCGCGCCCCGGCACGGTTCCCGCGTGCCGCGACCGCTAGCCTGCCGGGATGCCCCGCCCCGCCCCCGACAACCCGGTGCCTGAGACCCTGCCGGAGGTGACCCGGCGGCTGGCAGCGCAGCACCTCCCGGACGGTGACCTGCCCTTTCCCCGCACCCGCCCGGCGGATCTGCTGAGCAGCCTGATCCGCACCATTCTGGGCCAGCAGAACACCCGCGCCGCCGCTGACCGCCAGTACCGTGCGCTGCGCGAGGCGTACCCGCTGTGGGAAGCGGCACTGCTCGACGGCCCGGACGGTATCGAGGATACCCTGCGCGGCGCGGGCGGCGGCCTGCACCGCAGCAAGGCCGCCAGCATCCACGGCATCCTGACCACCCTGGCCGGACCCGACGAGGACGGCCCCCTGACCCTGCAGCACCTGAGCGGCCTGAGCGACGCGGACGCCCGCGCAGCCCTGGAGGCCCTGCCCGGCGTGGGCCGCCACACCGCCTCCTTGATGCTCCTGTTCGACCTGCACCGGCCCGCCATGCCCGTCGAGGGCAACCTGGACCGACTGGCCCGGCGGCTGGAATGGGTGCCGGACGGCTGGACCGCCGCGCGGGTTGAGCGCTGGTTCGACGCCGCCGTGCCCCGCACCACCCCGGACCGCCTGCGCCTGCACGTCGCGGGCGTCCGGCACGGGCGCGAGGTCTGCCTCAGTCGCCACCCCCGCTGCGGCGCGTGCGTGCTGGCCGACCTGTGCCCCTCCGCCGCGTTGCTCGGACCGGGCTGAGAGAGGGAGGCGCGGGCTATGCTCGGGGGCATGACCGCTCCCACCTTCTCGCATGAACTCACGGTCGCGTCGGCGCTGGCGCGCGAGGCCGGGGCGCTGCTGCTCGCGCACCTGCGCGCCGGGTTCACCGTGGAACACAAGACGAGTGCCGACGACCCCGTGACCGT
The Deinococcus sedimenti DNA segment above includes these coding regions:
- a CDS encoding DUF503 domain-containing protein, whose amino-acid sequence is MALGYVGILTIRVEMPWVASLKEKRALIRPVVERLKVRFPLTVARLDGLDAHDWEVIGVATLSNDYGWVEETLRMAADYIAKEGPYRVTSEDIEITPLGPDDE
- the lepB gene encoding signal peptidase I, with amino-acid sequence MTTPEPTRAPTTPPPNALQKLWKEILEPIVFAVVITQFVATLVGVDGVSMMPNLRNGERVFVPKYETWLHKAGVGDFKRGDILIFKPPREASAKIENLNKSAFGLWTYRPFLIKRLIALPGDTISIRAGEVTVNGQPLDSSWTTAYWQEQGCWDTQSAVANNITSASIAGSAVNVVPDRQEFTVPQGQYFVMGDNRTATGSEDSRIVGAIPRRDVAGRAAAVVWPIMRKVNAKYDCLGNSVPEFSGPNELNWRLLTRPAGFGELK
- a CDS encoding patatin-like phospholipase family protein; translated protein: MSADMGYGLVLGGGGARGLAHIGVWRVLEEHGLTPGVLAGTSMGGLVGAFIAAGYGAAEMERLAGSVSWRRLLDLRPGPGLVRPAVVSAWLADHLPATFEELRLPLAVTATDLLSGRAVYLSRGNLHDALRATTAYPGAVEPLALDGMLLSDGGILNQVPVDAALFLGARRVLAVDVTAPDPLTLPERRGHLWRRLSREQGGTGPGAGHPGATLGAAQLGTVQTLRRAVEIMQAQLTDARVGLYRPDVLLRPTLRDVDLLNFRRADVAVQAGADAALAQLPRLLTLPD
- a CDS encoding serine/threonine-protein kinase, which produces MPLAGQVVGNGVRLVRPVGRGSHSLVYFAVAHNGQPCAVKIFPAHLSGYADREYDHGHDLHHPRLVRVMDRTVVDGQPALVSTLARGEVLFRRYTQRPAVQIERRAFLLTLAHLLDALGYLHERGVVHRDIKPENIIVEEDGSAKLVDFDLSGPTLETFESPLRMGTAAFQSPEAARGEPLGPESDLYGVGVLLGWGIHGSLPDPDDPHPHTLDPLQPLYLSLTRPARAERPRDAAQVRAELLRLAGLPY
- a CDS encoding endonuclease III domain-containing protein; translation: MPRPAPDNPVPETLPEVTRRLAAQHLPDGDLPFPRTRPADLLSSLIRTILGQQNTRAAADRQYRALREAYPLWEAALLDGPDGIEDTLRGAGGGLHRSKAASIHGILTTLAGPDEDGPLTLQHLSGLSDADARAALEALPGVGRHTASLMLLFDLHRPAMPVEGNLDRLARRLEWVPDGWTAARVERWFDAAVPRTTPDRLRLHVAGVRHGREVCLSRHPRCGACVLADLCPSAALLGPG